One genomic window of Undibacterium cyanobacteriorum includes the following:
- the hflK gene encoding FtsH protease activity modulator HflK — protein MQIPFFKKMKPHLSLNDPEWGRGSKDGKRDDKKQEDGPPDLDQLWRDFNQSLARMFGKNGNGNGGGQSGGDGAGTDAAKLGIVVILAVAAFFWMISGFFIVQEGQTGVVTTFGKYSYQTGSGFNWRWPSPIQNHEIVNVQQVRTVEVGYRNNPKNKLAKESLMLTDDENIIDIQFAVQYKLNDAAKWLYNNANTEEMVLQVAETSIREVVGKSKMDFVLYQGREEVARDVNTLMQQVLDRYNSGVHVTNVTMQAVQPPEQVQEAFDDAMKAGQDKERQKNEGQAYANDVIPKARGEASRMLQDAEGYRSKVVATAEGNAARFKQVLTEYQKAPAVTRDRMYLETMQQIFTSTTKLMIDAKNAGNMMYLPLDKIVGNEANSTRASAPVVNAAPIEVPTVEVRASKDSRARDSREREGR, from the coding sequence ATGCAGATTCCCTTTTTTAAAAAAATGAAGCCTCACTTGTCGCTTAACGACCCTGAGTGGGGGCGCGGATCGAAAGATGGTAAGCGCGACGACAAGAAGCAAGAGGATGGGCCGCCTGACTTAGATCAGCTTTGGCGTGATTTCAATCAGTCTCTTGCTCGCATGTTTGGCAAGAATGGCAACGGTAATGGCGGTGGTCAAAGTGGCGGTGATGGTGCGGGTACCGATGCTGCCAAGCTTGGCATTGTAGTTATTCTGGCTGTTGCGGCATTCTTCTGGATGATCAGTGGCTTCTTCATTGTGCAAGAGGGGCAAACTGGTGTCGTTACCACATTTGGTAAGTACAGTTATCAGACTGGTTCCGGTTTTAATTGGCGCTGGCCAAGCCCGATCCAGAATCATGAAATTGTAAATGTACAGCAGGTTCGTACTGTAGAAGTCGGTTATCGAAATAATCCAAAGAATAAGCTCGCAAAAGAGTCACTGATGTTGACTGATGACGAGAATATTATCGATATTCAGTTCGCAGTTCAGTACAAACTCAATGATGCAGCTAAGTGGCTGTATAACAACGCCAATACCGAAGAGATGGTGTTGCAAGTGGCTGAAACTTCGATTCGTGAAGTGGTTGGTAAAAGCAAAATGGATTTCGTTTTGTATCAAGGCCGCGAAGAAGTTGCACGGGACGTTAATACCTTGATGCAGCAAGTGTTGGATCGTTATAACTCCGGCGTACATGTGACGAACGTGACTATGCAGGCCGTACAGCCACCAGAACAAGTTCAAGAAGCTTTTGATGATGCGATGAAAGCGGGCCAGGATAAGGAACGCCAAAAAAATGAAGGACAGGCTTACGCAAATGATGTGATTCCGAAAGCGCGTGGTGAAGCATCTCGTATGCTCCAAGATGCTGAGGGTTATCGTTCTAAAGTGGTCGCAACGGCGGAAGGTAATGCTGCACGTTTTAAACAAGTGTTGACCGAGTATCAAAAGGCACCTGCAGTGACCCGTGATCGCATGTATTTGGAAACGATGCAGCAAATCTTCACCAGTACAACAAAGTTAATGATTGATGCGAAAAACGCCGGCAACATGATGTATTTACCGCTCGATAAAATTGTCGGGAATGAGGCGAATTCCACGCGAGCTTCCGCGCCGGTAGTCAATGCGGCGCCAATTGAAGTTCCAACCGTAGAGGTGCGGGCGAGCAAAGATAGTCGAGCACGAGATTCTCGCGAGAGAGAGGGGCGCTAA
- the hflC gene encoding protease modulator HflC, which translates to MNRLLSFLFSVGIALLVLYSTVFVVDQKSHAIVFAFGEVKSVVSQPGLHFKLPAPFQNVMFLDKRILTIESPDADRFITAEKKNILVDTFVKWHIIDPKLYYVSFSGAESRAGDRLSQIVKAALNEEITKRSVRDVISGERDKVMQAIRAKVTEEAKQIGVEIVDVRLKRVEYVNENIGSVFDRMKSERSRVANELRSTGFAESEKIRADADRQRIVILAEAYKEAESIRGAGDAEAAKIYSQAFSQNAEFYKFYRSLEAYRASFKNKSDVMVVDQNSEFFKYFKAPGAAATAAPSKK; encoded by the coding sequence ATGAATCGTTTGCTTTCATTTTTATTCTCTGTTGGTATTGCCTTATTGGTTTTGTATTCGACAGTTTTTGTCGTTGATCAAAAGTCGCATGCGATTGTGTTTGCCTTTGGTGAAGTGAAATCGGTCGTCAGTCAACCTGGATTACATTTCAAATTGCCTGCGCCATTTCAGAACGTGATGTTTTTGGATAAGCGTATTTTGACGATCGAATCTCCTGATGCGGATCGTTTCATTACAGCCGAAAAGAAAAATATTTTGGTCGACACTTTCGTGAAGTGGCACATCATTGATCCAAAGTTGTACTACGTTAGTTTCAGTGGTGCAGAGTCGCGTGCAGGTGATCGCCTATCGCAGATTGTGAAGGCCGCTTTAAATGAGGAAATTACAAAACGCTCAGTACGTGATGTGATTTCCGGTGAACGTGACAAAGTGATGCAAGCGATTCGCGCCAAAGTGACAGAAGAAGCGAAACAGATCGGCGTCGAAATTGTCGATGTTCGCTTGAAGCGCGTTGAATATGTGAACGAGAATATTGGTTCTGTTTTCGATCGTATGAAGTCAGAGCGTAGTCGTGTTGCGAATGAACTGCGCTCAACTGGATTTGCTGAATCAGAGAAGATTCGCGCGGATGCGGATCGTCAACGCATCGTGATTCTCGCAGAAGCTTACAAAGAAGCGGAATCGATTCGTGGTGCGGGTGATGCGGAAGCTGCAAAGATTTATTCGCAAGCGTTTAGCCAAAATGCGGAGTTTTACAAGTTTTATCGGAGCTTAGAAGCTTATCGTGCCAGCTTCAAGAACAAAAGTGATGTGATGGTGGTTGATCAGAATTCAGAGTTCTTCAAGTACTTTAAAGCGCCAGGCGCCGCTGCTACTGCTGCACCAAGTAAAAAATAA
- a CDS encoding ATP phosphoribosyltransferase regulatory subunit produces the protein MPNWLLPENIADVLPSEARKIEELRRLLLDNFRRYGYELVMPPMLEYIESLLTGAGQDLDLRTFKLVDQISGRTMGIRADMTTQVARIDAHLLNRKSITRLCYAGSTLHTRPSGLHATREPLQIGGEIYGHAGLEADAEIQELVLASLALANISEVRLDLCHVGVLRSLLELDPKAKVAENQLFSLLEAKDLPGLKALSVDFEPVLRQALLDLPNLYGDKAIIQKASEILPKLDGIALALNELEYLVDLAGTAKVTVDLADLRGYHYHSGVMFNAFVPGLPNAVARGGRYDHVGEAFGRARPATGFSLDLRELAGLMPIAEPKDAILAPWSVDPSLRKKIKELRATGHVVIQNLPGHENEQDEFECTRTMAFENGQWILKTVG, from the coding sequence ATGCCTAACTGGCTACTACCTGAGAATATTGCCGATGTTCTCCCATCTGAAGCGCGCAAGATTGAAGAGTTGCGTCGTTTGCTGCTAGATAATTTCCGGCGCTACGGCTATGAGTTAGTCATGCCGCCAATGCTTGAATACATCGAGTCGCTATTGACTGGTGCAGGGCAAGATCTTGATCTGCGTACTTTTAAATTGGTGGATCAAATTTCGGGTCGTACTATGGGTATCCGTGCCGATATGACCACGCAGGTGGCTCGTATTGATGCCCATTTGTTGAATCGTAAGTCGATCACACGCCTTTGCTATGCAGGAAGCACTTTGCACACACGTCCGTCCGGGTTGCATGCGACGCGCGAGCCTTTGCAAATTGGTGGTGAGATTTATGGACATGCAGGCTTAGAAGCCGATGCAGAGATTCAGGAATTGGTGTTGGCATCACTCGCACTCGCTAATATTTCCGAAGTACGTTTGGATCTCTGCCATGTTGGTGTGCTACGCTCATTGTTAGAGCTTGATCCGAAAGCAAAGGTGGCTGAAAACCAATTGTTTAGCCTATTAGAGGCAAAGGACTTGCCAGGATTGAAAGCCCTCAGCGTCGATTTTGAGCCAGTGTTGCGTCAAGCCTTGCTGGACTTGCCAAACTTGTACGGGGATAAGGCGATTATTCAAAAAGCCAGCGAAATTTTGCCAAAACTCGATGGTATTGCGCTAGCATTGAATGAATTGGAATACTTAGTTGATTTGGCTGGCACGGCAAAAGTGACGGTGGATTTGGCTGATCTGCGTGGTTACCACTATCACAGCGGTGTAATGTTTAATGCATTTGTGCCAGGCTTGCCAAATGCTGTGGCGCGTGGTGGCCGATATGATCATGTCGGCGAGGCATTTGGACGTGCGCGTCCCGCCACAGGCTTCTCACTGGATCTACGTGAATTGGCTGGTTTGATGCCAATCGCCGAACCCAAGGATGCTATCTTGGCCCCTTGGAGTGTGGATCCTTCTTTGCGGAAAAAAATTAAAGAATTACGAGCGACCGGTCATGTCGTCATTCAGAATTTGCCGGGGCACGAGAACGAACAAGATGAATTTGAATGCACTCGTACGATGGCATTTGAAAATGGTCAATGGATTTTAAAAACTGTAGGTTGA
- a CDS encoding adenylosuccinate synthase — translation MSQNKPAKNVVVIGTQWGDEGKGKIVDWLTDHAQGVVRFQGGHNAGHTLVIGGQKTALQLIPSGIMRPGTACYIGNGVVLSVPDLLREIDKLQANGVEVCSRLKISEACPVILPYHTALDAAREAARGDAKIGTTGKGIGPAYEDKVARRAIRVADLLNAERFAEKLKENLEYHNYVLVNYLKAAPVDFQKTYEDAMRDVERIRPMVTDVSSALYAAYKAGGSLLFEGAQGSLLDIDHGTYPFVTSSNCVAGNAAAGSGVGPGMLHYILGITKAYTTRVGSGPFPSELPTDQGVGKHLASVGHEFGTVTGRARRCGWFDAALLKRSVQINGVSGMCLTKLDVLDGLESLKLCTGYTIDGKAVDIFPSGAEEAARCVAIYEEMPGWSESTVGAKSMDALPLNARNYIKRIEELVGVPIDMVSTGPDREETIVLRHPFQ, via the coding sequence ATGTCACAAAATAAACCAGCAAAAAATGTCGTTGTTATTGGTACGCAATGGGGCGACGAAGGAAAAGGTAAGATTGTTGATTGGTTGACCGATCACGCACAAGGTGTGGTGCGTTTTCAAGGTGGTCATAATGCAGGCCATACTTTGGTAATCGGCGGTCAGAAAACTGCTTTGCAATTAATCCCATCCGGTATCATGCGCCCAGGCACTGCCTGCTACATCGGTAATGGTGTGGTGTTATCCGTCCCAGATTTGTTGCGTGAAATCGATAAGCTGCAAGCCAATGGCGTGGAAGTTTGCTCACGTTTGAAGATCTCAGAAGCATGTCCAGTTATTTTGCCTTATCACACAGCACTCGATGCAGCGCGTGAAGCGGCGCGTGGCGATGCGAAGATCGGTACAACCGGAAAGGGCATTGGACCTGCGTATGAAGATAAAGTCGCACGTCGTGCGATTCGCGTGGCAGACCTTCTCAATGCCGAACGCTTTGCTGAAAAGCTCAAAGAGAATTTGGAATACCACAACTATGTCTTGGTGAATTACTTGAAGGCAGCGCCGGTAGATTTCCAGAAAACCTATGAAGATGCGATGCGCGATGTTGAACGTATTCGCCCTATGGTGACAGACGTTTCTAGTGCCTTGTATGCAGCTTACAAAGCAGGCGGTAGCCTGTTGTTTGAAGGCGCACAAGGTAGTTTGTTGGACATCGATCACGGTACCTACCCGTTTGTGACATCTAGCAACTGCGTGGCAGGTAATGCTGCGGCAGGTTCCGGTGTAGGTCCTGGTATGTTGCACTACATTTTAGGTATTACAAAGGCCTACACCACACGTGTTGGCTCTGGTCCTTTCCCATCTGAATTGCCGACTGATCAAGGCGTAGGTAAGCACTTGGCGAGTGTTGGCCATGAATTCGGTACAGTCACTGGTCGCGCGCGTCGTTGCGGTTGGTTTGATGCGGCATTGTTGAAGCGCTCCGTGCAGATCAATGGTGTGTCGGGGATGTGCTTGACGAAACTAGACGTACTCGACGGTCTTGAGTCATTGAAATTGTGCACTGGCTATACCATCGATGGTAAAGCGGTCGATATCTTCCCGTCGGGCGCTGAAGAAGCGGCGCGTTGCGTTGCTATTTACGAGGAAATGCCAGGTTGGTCTGAATCGACGGTTGGCGCAAAATCGATGGATGCTTTACCACTTAATGCACGCAATTACATCAAGCGTATCGAAGAGTTGGTTGGCGTACCAATTGATATGGTATCGACTGGCCCGGATCGCGAAGAGACGATCGTCTTGCGTCATCCATTCCAATAA
- a CDS encoding phosphoribosyltransferase, with protein sequence MSENLKTDLWISWDDYNHLIERLAIQVHDSGWQFDHMVCLARGGLRIGDVFSRLFKKSLNILTVSSYRGEGGQEHQQLLIGEHISGLSGQLEGRVLLLDDLADSGLTFLEVDKCLRQRYTGITEMKSASLWAKSVSKMMPDYYVEFVEGSPWIHQPFEIYDSFSIADLKKEHAEAQG encoded by the coding sequence ATGTCTGAAAATCTTAAGACCGATTTGTGGATAAGTTGGGATGACTATAACCATTTGATCGAGCGCCTCGCCATCCAAGTGCATGATTCTGGGTGGCAGTTCGATCACATGGTTTGTCTCGCTCGCGGAGGCCTTCGCATCGGGGATGTTTTCTCTCGTCTATTCAAAAAATCTTTGAATATTTTGACTGTTAGCTCTTACCGAGGTGAGGGCGGGCAAGAACATCAACAGCTATTGATCGGCGAACATATTTCCGGACTCAGTGGTCAGTTGGAGGGGCGTGTATTATTGCTCGATGACTTGGCTGATTCAGGATTAACTTTCCTCGAGGTGGACAAGTGTTTGCGCCAGCGGTACACGGGTATAACCGAAATGAAGTCTGCGAGTTTATGGGCCAAGAGTGTTTCGAAGATGATGCCTGATTACTATGTTGAGTTTGTTGAAGGTTCTCCTTGGATTCACCAACCATTCGAAATCTACGATTCGTTCAGTATTGCTGACCTCAAAAAAGAGCACGCTGAGGCACAAGGATAA
- the rnr gene encoding ribonuclease R, whose amino-acid sequence MNKHHYPIPSREDILAVLRDAKIAVKPTLIAKKLGVHAEEIEGMTRRLKAMERDGQLKQDKNGGYTLLPQNNLIVGRVTSHRDGYGFLTPDDGSPDLFLPDREMTRILNGDRVSARVVGTDRKGRLEGSVYEILERGNTHIIGRLINENGVWLVAPEDNRINQDILLAGSPGKARAGQVVSVELIEQPTKYSQAIGKVVEILGEIDDPGIEIEIAVRKFGVPHEFSDRAKKAAAKLPTEVGEGDLVDRVDLRDIPLVTIDGEDARDFDDAVYCTPVKIGRAKGFRLLVAIADVSHYVKPNDALDEEALLRSTSVYFPRRVIPMLPEKLSNGLCSLNPNVDRLCLVCDMVITADGDINAYQFYPAVMHSAARFTYTEVAAILGNTKGPEAAKRADLIDDLLNLYGVFQALLKARHRRGAIDFETTETYIVANVNGKIEKILPRTRNDAHRLIEECMLAANVCAASLLQEFEHLGVYRVHAGPTKEKLTQVRNFLRQVGLSLSGGDSPAASDYAQLMEKIKQRPDAQLLQTMLLRSMQQAVYSPENIGHFGLSYDAYAHFTSPIRRYPDLLTHRAIKAILQGKKYEPKGIDTSVLNMAISNAARKQMAADRAAGKERPQKENTIWDMLGTHCSANERRADEASRDVEAWLKCYFMKNRLGEEYMGTITGVTQFGLFVQLDEMFVEGLVHITDLGADYFQFDEARHELRGERSGKRYQLTDKIKVQVSRVDMDARKIDLALPSSAAPQRIPKSYDYEDMEPVRGSKRKASSAKEVESRERDSKQRGAHGHISTKTTARYPEQVVAKTHVSKPAKSKKGAASSPRKSKNVAKSAKPSRTKRR is encoded by the coding sequence TTGAACAAACATCATTACCCCATTCCGAGTCGAGAAGATATTCTTGCTGTTTTGCGCGATGCAAAGATTGCAGTGAAACCGACTCTGATCGCAAAAAAACTAGGTGTACACGCTGAGGAGATCGAAGGTATGACCAGACGACTCAAAGCCATGGAACGTGATGGCCAACTCAAACAAGATAAGAATGGCGGCTACACTTTACTACCTCAAAATAATCTCATCGTTGGCCGTGTGACTAGTCATCGCGATGGCTATGGCTTTTTAACGCCAGACGATGGTAGCCCAGACTTGTTTTTGCCAGATCGCGAGATGACGCGCATTTTGAATGGCGATCGAGTCAGTGCGCGCGTTGTCGGTACCGATAGAAAAGGGCGCCTTGAAGGGTCTGTCTATGAAATTCTCGAGCGCGGCAATACACATATCATTGGGCGTTTAATCAATGAGAATGGTGTATGGTTGGTCGCGCCGGAAGATAATCGCATCAATCAAGATATTCTGTTGGCTGGTTCGCCAGGGAAGGCACGCGCTGGGCAAGTCGTCAGCGTCGAGTTGATCGAACAACCGACCAAATACTCACAAGCGATTGGTAAAGTGGTCGAGATTCTTGGAGAAATTGATGACCCCGGTATCGAGATCGAAATCGCAGTTCGAAAATTTGGCGTGCCTCACGAGTTTTCTGATCGCGCCAAGAAGGCAGCAGCAAAATTGCCGACTGAAGTCGGTGAAGGCGACCTCGTCGATCGTGTTGATTTGCGCGACATCCCATTAGTGACGATTGATGGTGAAGATGCGCGGGACTTTGACGATGCGGTTTATTGTACTCCCGTGAAAATCGGTCGCGCAAAAGGTTTTCGCTTGCTGGTAGCGATCGCCGATGTCAGTCATTATGTGAAGCCAAATGACGCCTTGGATGAAGAGGCTCTCTTGCGTAGCACCTCGGTCTATTTCCCTCGCCGAGTCATTCCGATGTTGCCAGAGAAGTTGTCGAATGGCTTGTGTTCTTTGAACCCAAACGTCGATCGATTGTGCCTGGTGTGCGATATGGTGATTACGGCTGATGGCGATATTAATGCCTATCAGTTTTATCCTGCGGTGATGCATTCAGCGGCACGCTTCACCTACACTGAAGTAGCGGCGATTTTAGGAAATACCAAAGGACCCGAGGCGGCGAAACGTGCCGATTTAATCGACGATCTTTTGAATCTGTACGGCGTATTCCAAGCCTTGTTGAAGGCGCGCCATCGTCGCGGGGCGATTGATTTCGAGACCACCGAAACATACATCGTGGCGAACGTCAATGGCAAGATTGAGAAGATCTTGCCACGTACTCGTAACGATGCGCATCGCTTAATTGAAGAGTGCATGTTGGCGGCCAACGTGTGTGCGGCGAGTTTGCTACAAGAGTTCGAGCACCTTGGCGTGTACCGCGTGCATGCGGGGCCAACCAAAGAGAAGCTCACGCAAGTGCGCAATTTCTTGCGACAAGTCGGCTTGAGCCTGTCTGGTGGCGATAGTCCAGCCGCATCGGATTATGCGCAGCTAATGGAAAAAATTAAGCAGCGTCCGGATGCTCAATTGCTACAAACCATGTTGCTCCGCTCCATGCAGCAAGCGGTCTATAGTCCTGAGAATATCGGACACTTTGGATTGTCTTATGATGCCTACGCTCATTTCACCAGCCCGATTCGACGCTATCCCGACTTGTTGACGCATCGTGCTATCAAGGCCATTTTGCAAGGCAAGAAGTACGAACCTAAAGGGATCGATACCAGCGTCCTCAATATGGCGATTTCGAATGCAGCACGTAAGCAAATGGCGGCAGATAGAGCTGCAGGTAAAGAGCGGCCACAAAAAGAAAATACGATTTGGGACATGCTAGGCACTCATTGCTCTGCCAATGAGCGACGGGCTGATGAAGCCTCACGTGATGTTGAAGCTTGGCTCAAGTGCTACTTCATGAAGAATCGCCTCGGTGAAGAATACATGGGCACCATCACAGGTGTCACACAGTTTGGTTTATTCGTGCAACTTGATGAAATGTTCGTGGAAGGCCTCGTTCATATTACCGATCTCGGTGCGGATTATTTTCAATTCGATGAGGCTCGTCATGAGTTGCGTGGCGAACGTAGTGGTAAGCGCTATCAATTGACGGACAAAATCAAAGTGCAGGTCAGCCGTGTGGATATGGATGCACGTAAGATTGATTTGGCGTTACCAAGTAGCGCAGCGCCGCAGCGCATTCCGAAGTCGTATGATTACGAAGATATGGAACCCGTGCGTGGTAGTAAGCGTAAAGCGTCGTCAGCTAAAGAGGTCGAGAGTCGTGAACGCGATTCAAAACAACGCGGGGCTCACGGACATATTTCGACTAAGACGACGGCGCGTTATCCAGAACAGGTCGTCGCCAAGACGCATGTAAGTAAGCCTGCTAAGTCCAAGAAGGGGGCAGCGAGTAGTCCACGTAAATCGAAAAATGTCGCAAAGAGCGCTAAGCCTAGCCGAACTAAGCGGCGATAA
- the rlmB gene encoding 23S rRNA (guanosine(2251)-2'-O)-methyltransferase RlmB: protein MKSKMIFGFHAVTSRIRHEASTVEEIYVDSERFDRRMQDLIHAAKEAGIRIIQADDQRLSNIVGTRRHQGVVAKAGALSLARNLDELLDAIEGPPLLLILDGVTDPHNLGACLRVADGVGAHAVIAPKDRAVGLNATAMKVASGAAETVPYITVTNLARTMRDLKERDIWVVGTTDDVEKTIYDVDLKVGVAIVMGSEGEGMRRLTRETCDVLAQIPMFGSVESLNVSVASGVCLYEARRQRTAAAVVPGA from the coding sequence ATGAAAAGTAAAATGATTTTTGGCTTCCATGCCGTCACTTCACGCATTCGTCACGAAGCGTCTACGGTCGAAGAAATTTATGTCGATAGCGAACGATTCGATCGTCGCATGCAGGATTTGATCCATGCGGCAAAAGAGGCGGGTATACGGATTATTCAAGCCGATGATCAACGCCTATCGAACATCGTCGGCACGCGTCGCCATCAAGGTGTGGTGGCGAAAGCAGGTGCTTTGTCTTTGGCTAGAAATCTGGATGAATTGCTCGATGCAATTGAGGGGCCACCACTCCTGTTGATTCTCGATGGTGTGACTGATCCACACAATTTGGGTGCTTGCCTGCGTGTTGCTGATGGCGTCGGTGCGCATGCGGTCATCGCTCCAAAAGATCGAGCAGTTGGCTTGAATGCGACGGCGATGAAAGTTGCGAGTGGTGCTGCTGAGACAGTGCCTTATATTACCGTGACGAATTTGGCACGTACAATGCGTGATCTAAAAGAGCGTGATATCTGGGTGGTTGGCACTACCGACGATGTCGAGAAAACGATCTATGATGTTGATCTCAAAGTGGGCGTGGCGATTGTTATGGGTAGTGAAGGCGAGGGGATGCGTCGTTTGACGCGCGAGACTTGCGATGTGCTCGCTCAAATTCCGATGTTCGGCTCAGTAGAAAGTTTGAACGTCTCAGTTGCATCGGGTGTTTGCTTATACGAAGCGCGCCGTCAACGCACCGCTGCAGCTGTAGTCCCGGGTGCATAA
- the cysE gene encoding serine O-acetyltransferase translates to MFKRLREDIANIIERDPAARNTWDVITCYPGLQALVMHGWAAWCWSHGLKWLARFIAQIARFLTGIEIHPAATIGRRVFIDHGMGVVIGETAVIGDDCTIYQGVTLGGTSLTKGAKRHPTLEAGVIVGAGAKVLGSFTVGAGAKIGSNSVVTKPVPAGATAVGNPAHIIKSASEKAELNQDQGFSAYGLNPNGDDPISRAFKQLSEHVCSQQEEIERLRSAILGAGIVCEKALSEKRFDAEEISQLVD, encoded by the coding sequence ATGTTTAAGCGCCTTCGAGAAGACATTGCCAATATCATTGAACGTGACCCTGCGGCACGCAATACTTGGGATGTCATTACTTGTTATCCGGGCTTGCAGGCGCTAGTTATGCATGGATGGGCCGCATGGTGCTGGAGTCATGGTCTGAAATGGTTAGCACGTTTCATCGCACAGATCGCACGATTTTTGACAGGCATTGAAATTCATCCGGCTGCAACCATCGGGCGTCGTGTGTTTATTGACCACGGCATGGGCGTGGTGATCGGTGAAACGGCCGTGATTGGTGACGACTGCACAATTTACCAAGGCGTAACACTCGGCGGTACCTCTTTAACGAAAGGCGCCAAACGCCACCCAACTTTGGAGGCGGGTGTCATCGTTGGTGCCGGCGCCAAGGTGCTGGGCAGTTTTACCGTGGGAGCTGGCGCGAAAATTGGTAGTAACTCTGTGGTGACTAAACCGGTGCCGGCTGGCGCGACAGCTGTGGGGAATCCTGCGCATATTATTAAGTCTGCGAGTGAAAAAGCGGAGCTCAATCAGGATCAAGGTTTCAGTGCTTATGGTTTGAATCCGAATGGCGATGATCCCATTTCAAGAGCGTTTAAACAATTGAGTGAGCATGTGTGCTCGCAGCAAGAGGAAATTGAACGACTACGTTCGGCTATTCTTGGTGCAGGAATTGTTTGCGAAAAAGCCCTTAGCGAAAAACGCTTTGATGCAGAAGAAATCTCACAATTAGTGGATTAA
- a CDS encoding UDP-2,3-diacylglucosamine diphosphatase, translating into MNSDQIKISKNQQFPAMFVSDIHLSPAAPKTAERFLAFLNDQARCAQRLYLLGDIFEYWAGDDDLESPEHQETIGALKTLVQSGTELFWIAGNRDFLVGQTFAAHVGITLLPDPFSLIIGGRKLVLSHGDELCTDDIEYIKFRTMVRHPDWQAQFLAQDLAQRKAIISHMRQKSHEEQQGKAMSIMDVNATAVKNLLVKYPGYDLIHGHTHRHAIHQEQAGTRYVLPDWDFDGGGSHRGAFLALDTAGLLHFEYIADAVHLTSPP; encoded by the coding sequence GTGAATTCCGATCAAATTAAGATATCGAAGAACCAGCAGTTTCCTGCAATGTTCGTTTCCGATATTCACTTGAGTCCAGCCGCACCCAAGACTGCTGAACGTTTTCTCGCTTTCCTGAACGATCAAGCCAGGTGCGCGCAACGTCTATATCTCTTGGGCGATATTTTTGAGTATTGGGCTGGCGACGATGATTTAGAGAGTCCCGAGCATCAAGAAACAATAGGCGCTCTCAAAACTCTCGTACAGTCGGGCACTGAACTCTTTTGGATCGCTGGCAACCGTGATTTTTTGGTTGGTCAAACATTTGCCGCACATGTGGGCATCACACTACTGCCTGACCCATTTAGTCTCATAATCGGGGGACGCAAGCTGGTCTTATCTCATGGTGATGAGCTGTGCACCGATGATATTGAATACATCAAGTTTCGCACGATGGTGCGGCACCCCGATTGGCAAGCTCAATTTTTAGCGCAAGATCTCGCACAAAGAAAAGCAATCATTTCGCACATGCGCCAGAAAAGCCACGAAGAACAACAAGGCAAAGCCATGTCGATAATGGATGTGAACGCGACTGCAGTGAAAAATCTGCTCGTAAAATATCCAGGCTACGATCTCATTCACGGCCACACGCATCGCCACGCAATTCATCAGGAACAAGCTGGCACACGTTACGTTCTGCCTGATTGGGATTTTGATGGCGGAGGCTCCCACCGCGGCGCTTTTCTCGCACTCGACACCGCTGGACTGTTGCACTTTGAGTACATCGCTGACGCGGTACATCTTACTTCTCCCCCATAA
- a CDS encoding peptidylprolyl isomerase gives MAVVLTTNHGAIKIELNAEKAPKTVANFLSYVESGHYTGTIFHRVIAGFMIQGGGFEVGMKQKPTNAPIENEAKNGLKNVRYAVAMARTSDPHSASAQFFINTTKNDFLDYPGQDGWGYCVFGEVVEGKEVVDKISASKTTRSGMFSDVPVENIIIEKAEIV, from the coding sequence ATGGCAGTCGTACTCACTACAAATCATGGTGCAATCAAAATTGAGCTCAACGCAGAAAAAGCTCCCAAAACTGTCGCCAACTTCTTAAGCTATGTAGAGTCTGGCCATTACACCGGCACCATCTTTCATCGCGTGATCGCAGGTTTCATGATTCAAGGCGGCGGCTTTGAAGTAGGCATGAAACAAAAGCCAACCAATGCACCGATCGAGAACGAAGCTAAAAATGGTTTAAAAAATGTGCGTTATGCAGTCGCCATGGCACGCACCAGTGATCCGCATTCTGCCTCGGCTCAATTCTTCATTAACACAACCAAAAACGATTTCCTTGACTATCCAGGTCAAGATGGTTGGGGCTATTGCGTGTTTGGTGAAGTGGTCGAAGGTAAAGAAGTTGTCGACAAAATCTCTGCATCCAAAACGACACGCTCTGGTATGTTCTCAGATGTCCCAGTTGAAAACATCATTATTGAAAAAGCCGAAATCGTTTAA